A genome region from Rhodopseudomonas boonkerdii includes the following:
- a CDS encoding GNAT family acetyltransferase, with translation MKITPIADADIPVVIDLWQRCNLARPWNDSAADIALARRDENSDILIGRDDDSIVASVLVGHDGHRGWVYYVAVDPDHQGKDFGRAIMAAAEDWLRTRGIEKLMLLVRSDNTKVQKFYEKLDYVEQDRVLYAKWLDGRPMTP, from the coding sequence ATGAAGATCACCCCCATCGCCGACGCCGACATCCCTGTCGTCATCGATCTCTGGCAGCGCTGCAATCTCGCACGGCCGTGGAACGACAGCGCCGCCGACATCGCCCTCGCGCGCCGTGACGAGAACTCCGACATCCTGATCGGGCGCGATGACGACAGCATCGTCGCGTCGGTGCTGGTCGGCCATGACGGCCATCGCGGCTGGGTCTATTATGTCGCCGTCGATCCCGATCATCAGGGCAAGGACTTCGGCCGCGCCATCATGGCGGCAGCCGAAGACTGGCTGCGTACGCGCGGCATCGAAAAACTGATGCTGCTGGTGCGCTCCGACAATACCAAAGTGCAGAAGTTCTATGAGAAGCTCGATTACGTCGAGCAGGACCGGGTGCTCTACGCGAAGTGGCTCGATGGCCGGCCGATGACGCCGTAG
- a CDS encoding SOS response-associated peptidase has product MCGRFVITSTPEAMRQVFGYNEQPNLPSRYNIAPTQPVPVVINENGNRHFRLMRWGFVPSWVKDPRKFTLLINARAETVQEKPAFKNAIRRRRCLIPADGYYEWQSNGGRKQPYFIYPRAGGPIGFAGLAETWMGPNGEEMDSVAIITAEATTGMSVLHHRVPVTIAAGQFGHWLDCSTDSAADVIELLAAPADGAFAWHPVSPAVGRVAIDEPQLILPISEEEMAAAARPVRKVQRKVATAPEDDGQGSLF; this is encoded by the coding sequence ATGTGCGGACGGTTCGTCATTACATCCACGCCGGAGGCGATGCGACAGGTATTTGGCTACAACGAACAGCCAAATCTCCCATCGCGCTATAATATTGCTCCAACCCAGCCTGTGCCTGTCGTCATCAATGAGAATGGCAATCGTCATTTCCGGCTGATGCGCTGGGGCTTTGTCCCGTCCTGGGTAAAGGACCCACGCAAGTTCACGCTGTTGATTAATGCACGCGCCGAAACCGTGCAAGAAAAGCCCGCTTTCAAGAACGCAATCCGCCGGCGTCGCTGCCTGATCCCGGCGGATGGCTATTACGAATGGCAAAGTAACGGTGGCCGCAAACAGCCGTATTTTATCTATCCCCGGGCCGGCGGTCCGATCGGTTTCGCCGGGCTTGCTGAGACCTGGATGGGGCCGAACGGCGAGGAGATGGACAGTGTGGCCATCATCACGGCTGAAGCGACCACGGGCATGTCGGTGCTGCATCACCGGGTACCCGTGACGATTGCGGCGGGCCAGTTCGGTCACTGGCTGGATTGCAGCACTGACAGTGCTGCTGACGTGATCGAGCTGTTGGCGGCGCCGGCGGATGGCGCCTTTGCGTGGCATCCGGTCTCGCCTGCGGTGGGCAGAGTCGCGATCGATGAGCCGCAACTGATCCTGCCGATCTCGGAGGAGGAGATGGCAGCGGCAGCGCGGCCCGTGCGGAAAGTTCAGCGTAAGGTGGCCACGGCGCCTGAGGACGACGGGCAGGGATCGTTGTTTTGA